From Equus przewalskii isolate Varuska chromosome 7, EquPr2, whole genome shotgun sequence, one genomic window encodes:
- the LOC139084533 gene encoding uncharacterized protein isoform X1 produces the protein MPGRMKGKAGEWVAGGAPRAQRRPTAEVPGQLVPEALLFAVGPVLGGLSRKGPSAHIPPARPPAPEGRRRRPAQRDPAGPAPSAAAHSALPGASPGSPASYLCRTGLLSTHFAIQFQAGDFAAELKLLISVTSFFLSCDLDE, from the exons ATGCCGGGCCGGATGAAGGGAAAGGCCGGGGAGTGGGTAGCCGGGGGTGCACCGAGAGCGCAGAGGCGACCGACGGCGGAGGTTCCAGGTCAACTTGTGCCCGAAGCTTTGCTTTTCGCAGTTGGTCCAGTTTTGGGGG GGCTGAGCAGAAAGGGACCCTCTGCCCACATCCCGCCCGCGCGCCCACCAGCCCCGgagggccgccgccgccgcccggctcAGAGGGATCCCGCCGGACCTGCCCCTTCCGCTGCGGCTCACTCTGCCCTGCCTGGCGCCAGTCCTGGATCGCCGGCTTCCTATTTATGCCGGACTGGGCTCCTCTCGACTCACTTTGCCATCCAGTTCCAG GCTGGCGACTTCGCTGCTGAGCTGAAACTGCTAATTTCTGTGACCAGCTTTTTTCTTAGCTGTGATCTGGATGAATGA
- the LOC139084533 gene encoding homeobox protein unc-4 homolog isoform X2 yields MPGRMKGKAGEWVAGGAPRAQRRPTAEVPGLSRKGPSAHIPPARPPAPEGRRRRPAQRDPAGPAPSAAAHSALPGASPGSPASYLCRTGLLSTHFAIQFQAGDFAAELKLLISVTSFFLSCDLDE; encoded by the exons ATGCCGGGCCGGATGAAGGGAAAGGCCGGGGAGTGGGTAGCCGGGGGTGCACCGAGAGCGCAGAGGCGACCGACGGCGGAGGTTCCAG GGCTGAGCAGAAAGGGACCCTCTGCCCACATCCCGCCCGCGCGCCCACCAGCCCCGgagggccgccgccgccgcccggctcAGAGGGATCCCGCCGGACCTGCCCCTTCCGCTGCGGCTCACTCTGCCCTGCCTGGCGCCAGTCCTGGATCGCCGGCTTCCTATTTATGCCGGACTGGGCTCCTCTCGACTCACTTTGCCATCCAGTTCCAG GCTGGCGACTTCGCTGCTGAGCTGAAACTGCTAATTTCTGTGACCAGCTTTTTTCTTAGCTGTGATCTGGATGAATGA